The Magnolia sinica isolate HGM2019 unplaced genomic scaffold, MsV1 ctg213, whole genome shotgun sequence genome has a window encoding:
- the LOC131236093 gene encoding uncharacterized protein LOC131236093: MTVAQYENRFIELSHYASEMIANEAIKMRRFSVALRNDIHSKMCCANIRIYAKLVEISIWAEQDEERAAQNRSQLGPRNRMEGPSSSFFGKRSRPNSLPRQAATSAPSARPAQMCSYCKRVGHSEPYYFTRMRDLGFTPLQRNTRPPQQALQRPNFPQQAWVHALAANGQDAVIPNPTAFEVKAHVQGTPIFLLVDTRATVSVVLHATVKRLGLYLTPIIGKRIIAVVGTISEATRMCCDCPIDLGGKVVLVDLIATKIFHYDVILGMDWLTPMKAKIDCETRTVKIYEGDEVPFTFPFQVSHQERILCYASLEEGYDGPLITDTPVVQDFWDVFKTITGLPPQCEIDFTIDLVPGAKPISLPTYRMPPYEIEELRTQIDNLLESGFIRPSVSPWGASVLFAKKKDGSLRLCVDYRRLNQVTIRNKYPLPKIDDLFDQLRGAQYVLKIDL, from the exons ATGACTGTAGCACAATACGAGAATCGGTTTATAGAATTGTCACATTACGCTTCCGAGATGATCGCCAACGAGGCGATTAAGATGAGGCGATTTTCAGTGGCGTTGAGGAACGACATCCACTCCAAGATGTGTTGTGCCAACATCAGAATATATGCCAAGCTCGTCGAGATATCGATATGGGCGGAGCAGGATGAGGAGCGTGCCGCACAGAACCGTTCACAGCTAGGGCCACGAAACAGGATGGAGGGACCGTCCTCTTCTTTTTTTGGAAAAAGGTCGCGCCCTAACTCTCTGCCCCGACAAGCCGCCACATCGGCCCCTTCTGCACGACCGGCCCAGATGTGTAGCTACTGTAAGAGGGTGGGTCACTCTGAACCTTACTATTTTACTAGAATGAGGGATCTTGGCTTCACGCCACTGCAACGCAACACCAGGCCCCCACAGCAGGCCTTACAG CGGCCGAACTTCCCACAGCAAGCATGGGTGCATGCCCTAGCGGCCAATGGCCAAGATGCAGTTATTCCCAATCCTACGGCCTTCGAGGTGAAGGCCCATgttcaaggtactcccatatttctGCTAGTGGATACTAGAGCTACTGTTTCCGTCGTATTGCATGCAAccgtcaagcgcttagggctatACCTCACTCCTATCATAGGGAAAAGAATCATTGCTGTCGTCGGAACTATTTCTGAAGCGACAAGAATGTGTTGTGATTGCCCCATAGACTTGGGGGGCAAGGTGGTACTCGTCGATCTGATCGCAACTAAGATtttccattacgatgtcatcctgggtatggactggtTGACACCGATGAAGGCGAAAATTGATTGTGAAACAAGGACAGTGAAAATATACGAGGGCGATGAAGTCCCTTTCACGTTCCCATTCCAAGTCAGCCACCAAGAAAgaattttgtgttatgcttcattggaggagGGTTATGATGGACCCTTGATAACGGACACACCCGTGGTCCAAGATTTTTGGGACGTGTTTAAGACCATAACCGGACTTCCCCCTCAatgtgagatagacttcacgattgATCTGGTTCCAGGTGCGAAGCCCATCTCCTTGCCTACTTACCGTATGCCCCCATATGAGATAGAAGAACTGCGGACTCAAATCGACAATTTGCTAGAGTCAGGCTTCATCCGACCCAGTGTATCGCCATGGGGAGCCTCGGTCCTATTTgcaaagaagaaggatggctctcTACGACTATGTGTGGATTACAGAAGACTGAACCAAGTGACGATTCGGAACAAATACCCATTGCCCAAAATCGACGATTTATTCGACCAGCTGAGGGGTGCTCAATATGTCTTAAAGATCGATCTATaa
- the LOC131236092 gene encoding disease resistance RPP13-like protein 4: MADAVVSVLLDKLVSLLVSAGRQQLEFKDQFEETKKELQYMPEYLKLADQVRRKDRNDILKMVMSDLRELVYDAEDVIADCQLLFQKKCQGCALNFTSYCSPTHLKTRHQLGKRLSKINQKIREVKDRMKSYLVTAPRQTGKYEDGGNMPLTHPILMDEAKMVGLEDDSMKIRNWILEANGPLTVIGIVGMGGIGKTTLAQKICNRESAENSFEYSFFVTVSQNFKFDELLKKMLKKLKVEEKSLRGDDVPELLERLKSMLDEKYLAVLDDVWGTDEGRWWDSLKSALPSVEGSCVIVTSRNEKVAQSMGATDKCIHRLQVLSDDDSWSLFSKVAFARNGGKCTNPDLEVLGREIVKGCGGLPLAINIVGGMMLGKGDSIHEWKQISKHLKEELEISKKDEMIISTLELSYEELPTHLKPCFLCFSTLPEDCEISVDYMRELWIGEGFVWGRYEKTAFEIGEECLAELFNRFLILGVGKDVFESRFIRCKMHDMVRDMVIKIAREENFFVSLESGGRIGFSVQSRRLGISKNTTVLESILNSSTKLRSLFGMEIERSEIIGSVIVLCKVRWLRVLCLSLSNMKIDVVAKYWLSEIGSLQHLVFLRIENSALRRLPDSIRNLRNLQILYLTDCPNLEMLPVSITTLEKLTAVEIINCTSLECMPEGLGKLSNLEILFGFKPMNLGSKNGSDISDLKKLTGLRKLWMYIKSEKQIEGEWNVLSMLYHLQFLMLDFEGSSLESEGIVKKIDSQFSAPLISLRGLYLFNYPGESTPAWLSPISLPNLQFLEIGWGRIKKMGPRFWDSENGVWKVEVLVLKYLKEMEEEWTRMRRAMPSLRLVKVRKCPKLKSFPLNDTFKDMFANWSVWRKEEEKGGMLHARSAPILFEVAHAALEEGEGGLLISHAHSGPILSEIPSATEEEKEGPEIQEISSE, encoded by the exons ATGGCAGATGCTGTTGTCAGCGTTCTCTTGGATAAATTGGTGTCATTACTTGTAAGCGCAGGTCGTCAACAGCTTGAGTTTAAGGACCAGTTTGAGGAAACAAAGAAGGAGCTTCAGTACATGCCGGAATATCTCAAGCTAGCTGATCAGGTGAGGAGAAAAGATAGGAACGACATTCTCAAGATGGTAATGAGCGACTTAAGAGAGTTGGTATatgatgctgaggatgtaatagcAGATTGCCAGCTTCTATTCCAGAAAAAATGTCAAGGCTGTGCACTCAATTTTACGAGTTATTGCTCTCCTACCCATTTGAAAACCCGTCATCAGTTGGGAAAGCGGCTGAGTAAAATTAATCAAAAAATAAGAGAGGTGAAGGACAGGATGAAGTCCTACTTGGTTACAGCTCCTCGCCAAACTGGTAAATATGAAGATGGTGGGAATATGCCACTAACCCATCCAATCCTAATGGATGAAGCTAAAATGGTAGGATTAGAAGATGACTCGATGAAGATTAGAAATTGGATCTTAGAAGCTAATGGGCCATTAACAGTGATTGGAATAGTTGGAATGGGGGGAATCGGTAAAACCACTCTTGCTCAGAAGATATGTAACAGGGAGAGTGCGGAAAATTCTTTTGAGTACTCATTTTTTGTTACTgtttctcaaaatttcaaattCGACGAATTGCTGAAAAAGATGCTGAAGAAACTAAAGGTAGAAGAGAAATCTCTAAGGGGAGATGACGTCCCTGAGCTACTGGAAAGGCTTAAGAGCATGTTAGATGAGAAGTACTTGGCAGTTTTGGATGATGTGTGGGGAACAGATGAAGGGAGGTGGTGGGATAGCTTGAAGTCCGCTTTGCCCTCAGTGGAGGGTAGCTGTGTTATTGTTACATCAAGGAATGAGAAGGTTGCTCAATCAATGGGGGCTACTGACAAGTGCATACATCGTTTGCAAGTTCTTTCGGATGACGATAGTTGGTCGTTATTTAGCAAGGTAGCTTTTGCAAGAAATGGAGGTAAGTGCACAAATCCAGATTTGGAGGTCTTGGGAAGGGAGATTGTTAAGGGATGTGGGGGGCTTCCTTTGGCAATCAACATTGTGGGCGGAATGATGTTGGGGAAAGGTGATTCCATCCATGAATGGAAGCAAATATCAAAGCATCTAAAGGAGGAGTTGGAAATCAGTAAGAAAGATGAGATGATCATTTCGACACTAGAGTTAAGCTATGAAGAGCTCCCAACACACTTAAAACCTTGCTTCTTGTGTTTTTCCACGCTTCCTGAAGATTGTGAAATATCAGTTGACTACATGCGTGAATTGTGGATTGGTGAAGGTTTTGTTTGGGGAAGATATGAGAAAACGGCATTTGAGATTGGAGAAGAGTGCCTTGCAGAATTATTTAATCGATTTTTAATACTTGGAGTGGGTAAAGATGTCTTTGAAAGTCGCTTCATTCGTTGCAAAATGCATGATATGGTTCGAGACATGGTTATAAAAATTGCAAGAGAAGAGAACTTTTTTGTGAGCTTGGAGAGTGGAGGTAGGATCGGATTCAGTGTGCAGTCTCGCCGCCTGGGAATTTCAAAGAACACAACAGTACTGGAGAGCATCCTAAACAGTTCCACCAAGCTGCGGTCATTATTTGGAATGGAAATTGAGAGGAGTGAGATCATTGGAAGTGTAATAGTACTCTGCAAAGTAAGGTGGTTGAGGGTGTTATGTCTTTCATTGTCAAACATGAAAATCGATGTTGTGGCCAAGTATTGGTTGAGTGAGATAGGGTCATTACAGCACCTCGTTTTTCTTAGAATAGAGAATTCTGCGTTAAGAAGACTCCCCGATTCAATCAGAAATCTTCGAAATCTTCAGATTCTATATTTAACAGACTGCCCGAATTTGGAAATGCTTCCTGTGTCAATCACAACATTGGAGAAACTGACAGCTGTCGAAATCATTAATTGTACCTCTTTAGAATGCATGCCGGAAGGGCTTGGAAAGCtttcaaatcttgaaattttATTTGGGTTTAAGCCAATGAATTTGGGTAGTAAAAATGGATCCGATATTTCAGATCTGAAGAAGTTGACAGGACTCAGAAAACTTTGGATGTACATAAAGTCAGAGAAACAAATAGAAGGAGAATGGAATGTTTTATCAATGCTCTATCATCTGCAATTTCTAATGCTAGACTTTGAGGGCAGTTCTCTTGAAAGTGAAGGAATTGTAAAGAAGATTGACAGTCAGTTTTCTGCTCCTTTAATATCCCTTAGAGGGTTGTATCTTTTTAACTACCCAGGAGAAAGCACACCTGCGTGGCTCAGTCCTATTTCCCTTCCCAATCTTCAATTTCTTGAGATTGGTTGGGGAAGGATTAAGAAGATGGGTCCCAGATTTTGGGACAGTGAGAATGGGGTATGGAAAGTGGAGGTCTTGGTGCTAAAATACTTGAAAGAGATGGAAGAAGAGTGGACGAGGATGCGAAGGGCAATGCCGTCTTTAAGACTCGTGAAGGTTCGTAAATGTCCGAAGCTCAAGTCATTCCCATTGAATGACACATTTAAAGACATGTTTGCAAACTGGAGCGTatggaggaaagaagaagaaaaag GAGGTATGCTCCATGCACGGAGTGCTCCCATCCTATTTGAAGTTGCGCATGCCGCCCTAGAAGAAGGAGAAG GAGGTTTGCTAATTTCCCACGCACATAGTGGTCCCATCCTCTCTGAAATTCCATCTGCCaccgaagaagaaaaagaag GACCAGAGATACAAGAGATTTCATCTGAGTAG